A single window of Leeuwenhoekiella sp. MAR_2009_132 DNA harbors:
- a CDS encoding RagB/SusD family nutrient uptake outer membrane protein — translation MKNKSKIIIALLSLNIFMLSSCSDDFLVEEIRSDYTPETLNDELGYQAQLLGLYQMLSTFYTRSSDQGWLSVWQAGTDITWPTAPQGIEVPYYKYNQLTTDDNAAFQSWELWYNMVENANSIIASVESSTSAELTQEQKDAINAEARFFRAYAYNNLATLFGGVPLITEPITEARFDYTRNTLAEINTQIETDLQFATQNLGAPTNAPQFEARVNKYVANQLFAEFYLRAGKPDLAEDQADIIINSQAFQLVTQRYGVKASEEGDPFSDMFFKGNQRRSQGNTEALWVLENENPSDVRGGSSGNPQQRRIWGAGYHNVNGMIPADSLGGRGVARIRLNNWVIYDLYDDGDMRNSKYSIHKRFRYNNPDSNFADIYGELVPYTGIDTLARIQPYTLKWGHFDPADVFGFGMWKDFILMRLGETYLLKAEAQVMQNNTTGAATTINILRTRANAPQVVAGDMSLDFILDERVRELLAEENRRMTLMRTKTLVERATRLNVQDPSIPLPQTMRIEGLQEFHELLPIPLREIQLNKDAVLEQNPGYSTN, via the coding sequence ATGAAAAATAAATCGAAGATAATTATAGCACTTTTGAGCTTAAACATTTTTATGTTAAGCTCGTGTAGTGATGATTTTCTGGTAGAAGAAATACGTTCTGACTATACACCAGAAACCTTGAATGATGAACTGGGTTATCAAGCACAATTATTAGGCTTGTACCAGATGCTGAGTACTTTTTATACCCGCAGTAGTGATCAAGGCTGGTTGTCTGTATGGCAAGCAGGAACAGACATTACCTGGCCAACAGCTCCTCAGGGTATTGAAGTGCCTTATTACAAATACAACCAGTTAACTACAGATGACAACGCTGCTTTTCAAAGCTGGGAACTGTGGTACAATATGGTTGAAAATGCAAATAGTATAATAGCAAGTGTTGAAAGTTCTACTTCTGCAGAATTGACGCAAGAACAAAAAGATGCTATTAATGCCGAAGCTCGATTTTTTAGAGCCTATGCTTATAATAATTTGGCTACACTTTTTGGTGGAGTGCCTTTAATTACTGAGCCTATTACTGAAGCTCGCTTTGATTATACACGGAATACGTTAGCCGAAATTAATACTCAAATTGAGACAGATTTACAGTTTGCAACTCAAAATCTGGGCGCACCTACAAATGCTCCTCAATTTGAAGCTCGTGTAAACAAGTATGTCGCCAATCAATTATTTGCAGAATTTTACCTGCGTGCAGGAAAACCAGACCTTGCCGAAGATCAGGCAGATATTATCATCAACAGCCAGGCTTTTCAACTGGTAACGCAACGTTATGGAGTTAAAGCCTCAGAAGAAGGAGATCCATTTTCTGATATGTTTTTTAAAGGAAATCAGCGACGTTCGCAAGGCAATACCGAAGCTTTATGGGTGTTAGAAAATGAGAACCCCTCTGATGTACGCGGTGGTTCTAGTGGTAACCCTCAACAAAGACGTATTTGGGGAGCCGGTTATCATAACGTAAACGGGATGATCCCTGCAGATTCTTTAGGAGGTCGAGGTGTTGCACGTATACGTCTAAATAATTGGGTAATCTATGATTTATATGATGACGGCGATATGCGTAATTCAAAATATAGTATTCACAAACGCTTTAGATACAACAATCCTGACTCTAATTTCGCAGATATTTACGGAGAATTAGTACCGTATACCGGGATTGATACCCTTGCAAGAATTCAACCCTACACATTAAAATGGGGACATTTTGACCCAGCAGATGTATTTGGTTTTGGAATGTGGAAAGATTTTATCTTAATGCGATTAGGTGAAACGTATTTATTAAAGGCTGAAGCACAAGTAATGCAAAATAACACAACAGGCGCTGCTACAACGATAAACATACTTAGAACACGTGCAAACGCCCCACAGGTAGTTGCGGGAGATATGTCTTTAGATTTTATTCTTGATGAACGTGTGCGTGAATTACTTGCCGAAGAAAATAGAAGAATGACGTTGATGCGTACCAAAACACTTGTGGAACGTGCAACTCGTCTTAATGTTCAGGACCCAAGTATACCTTTGCCCCAGACTATGCGCATAGAAGGCTTACAGGAATTTCACGAACTTTTACCTATTCCGCTACGCGAAATACAACTGAATAAAGATGCCGTTCTGGAGCAAAATCCGGGATATTCAACAAATTAA
- a CDS encoding SusC/RagA family TonB-linked outer membrane protein, producing the protein MKQKLTRFKSSMIFCLLLVLSYPAMALTTGSEGLQQKITGTVTIAADGMPLPGVTVLVKGTSTGTTTDFDGKYELNTSSENAVLVFSYVGMKTLEIPVNGKSEINVALEENIGALDEIVVVGYGSQKRSDVTGSVSSVPEDRLENLPVTNVTQAIQGTTAGLNISQNSSVPGSSGEIQVRGVNSITGSTSPFIVLDGIPFTGTLNDINTRDIKSIQILKDASAVAIYGTRGSNGVILIQTKRGVSGEPIINYSTYVAVEEFANVLKPLGPDAYVQKYADFFSQNNPGATQDRVLENQSEIENYDAGRTTDWFKEVTQSGIIQEHNLSIRGGSEKVKYFVSGGYLDQQGVIKGYDYEKLTLRSNLDVEITDYLKVGLNTFFANNNFDGGRANLLLATAMSPYSVPYDENGQLIINPMLPELLYENPLLGLTTDREVRERTLSGNVFAEITPAFLEGLSYRVNASYTINPYSYKTYKGRAANDNRGTAVIGGDEEKVWIVENILKYAKSFGKHNLDFTALYSAQSNDFFREELTGVGFVNDQLSFNRISAAEVLSADPNRNYSTLSTLVSQMGRVNYNYDSKYLVTATVRRDGYSAFGANTSKYGVFPSAALGWNIHKESFMENADAIDNLKLRFSYGKTGNRGVDINQTQTRTGTTVYPFGGQAYTGTFIDGLGNPNLQWETTTSGNLGADFGLWNNRINGSVEVYKSKTKDLLLNRSIPALTGTRNIIENIGAVENRGFEFSINSTNINTGDFKWETNVNFSTYKNEILDLYGDGKDDIPSRWFIGKSLGAIYDYKLAGVWQEGEDTGTFNANPGDLKFEDLNGDGVIDPENDRTYLGSSLPEWTGGLTNTFSYKNFDLSIFLQTVQGVLKRNTDLNYGDELARRNTPTEVGYWTPENQSNEFPSLTYRNTLRYGYPKDASFVRLKDIRFSYRFPIEKIEKLGLSDLMIYATGRNLYTWTDWKGWDPESTQYSRGSDDWINNYPVVRTFSLGLNVSL; encoded by the coding sequence ATGAAACAAAAATTAACGCGCTTTAAATCTTCAATGATTTTCTGTCTGCTGTTGGTTTTAAGCTATCCCGCGATGGCTTTAACAACAGGGTCTGAAGGTTTACAGCAAAAAATTACAGGTACGGTTACTATTGCAGCAGATGGTATGCCCCTTCCCGGAGTTACTGTTCTAGTAAAAGGTACTTCAACGGGAACGACAACAGATTTTGACGGTAAGTATGAGCTGAATACCTCTTCAGAAAATGCAGTTTTAGTATTCTCGTATGTAGGAATGAAAACTTTGGAAATTCCTGTAAATGGAAAATCAGAAATTAATGTCGCTCTTGAAGAAAATATTGGCGCTCTAGACGAAATCGTTGTCGTAGGTTATGGTAGCCAAAAACGTTCTGATGTGACAGGATCTGTTTCTTCTGTACCAGAAGACCGACTGGAAAATTTACCGGTAACTAACGTCACACAAGCGATTCAAGGTACTACTGCCGGTTTAAATATTAGTCAGAATTCATCTGTGCCGGGATCTAGTGGTGAAATACAAGTACGTGGCGTAAATTCTATCACAGGAAGTACAAGTCCGTTTATTGTTCTTGACGGGATTCCCTTTACAGGAACGTTAAATGACATCAATACACGAGATATTAAGTCTATTCAGATTTTAAAAGATGCATCTGCTGTTGCGATTTATGGTACCCGTGGGTCAAATGGTGTAATACTTATACAAACCAAAAGAGGGGTGAGTGGTGAACCTATTATTAATTACAGCACTTATGTAGCCGTAGAAGAATTTGCTAACGTTCTTAAACCTTTAGGTCCAGATGCATATGTACAAAAGTATGCAGACTTCTTTAGTCAGAACAATCCCGGTGCTACACAAGATCGAGTTTTAGAGAATCAGAGCGAAATAGAAAACTATGACGCAGGCAGAACTACAGACTGGTTTAAAGAAGTAACACAATCAGGAATTATTCAGGAACACAATTTAAGTATACGCGGTGGTAGTGAGAAAGTAAAGTATTTTGTATCTGGTGGCTACCTAGATCAGCAAGGTGTTATAAAAGGTTATGATTATGAAAAACTTACACTACGTTCTAATCTGGATGTTGAAATCACAGATTATTTAAAAGTAGGTTTAAACACATTTTTTGCTAATAATAACTTTGACGGCGGCCGTGCAAATTTATTGCTTGCAACAGCTATGAGCCCCTACTCTGTACCTTATGACGAGAATGGTCAACTTATTATAAACCCTATGTTACCTGAGTTGTTATATGAAAACCCATTATTAGGTTTAACCACAGATCGTGAAGTACGCGAGCGCACCCTTTCTGGGAATGTTTTTGCCGAAATTACTCCTGCCTTTTTAGAAGGTTTATCGTATCGCGTAAATGCATCATACACCATCAATCCGTATTCATACAAAACCTATAAAGGTAGAGCGGCAAATGATAACCGTGGGACTGCTGTAATAGGTGGTGATGAAGAAAAAGTATGGATTGTAGAAAATATTCTAAAGTATGCTAAAAGTTTTGGTAAACACAATCTAGATTTTACTGCCCTTTACAGCGCACAGTCTAATGACTTCTTTAGAGAAGAATTAACCGGCGTAGGTTTTGTAAATGATCAATTATCATTTAACCGCATCTCTGCTGCCGAAGTTTTATCTGCAGATCCTAATCGTAACTACAGCACACTTTCAACCCTGGTTTCTCAAATGGGTCGTGTAAACTATAATTATGACAGTAAATACTTAGTTACTGCCACGGTACGTCGTGACGGGTATTCTGCTTTTGGAGCAAATACGAGTAAATATGGTGTATTCCCATCTGCTGCTTTAGGGTGGAACATTCACAAAGAATCGTTTATGGAAAATGCAGATGCCATAGATAATTTAAAACTTCGATTCTCCTACGGTAAAACCGGAAACCGAGGTGTGGATATAAATCAAACACAAACCAGAACAGGAACAACGGTTTATCCTTTTGGCGGGCAAGCTTACACCGGTACTTTTATAGACGGTTTAGGAAATCCTAACCTACAATGGGAAACAACCACTTCTGGCAATTTAGGTGCAGATTTCGGTTTATGGAACAACCGCATTAATGGTTCTGTTGAAGTATATAAATCTAAAACTAAAGATTTACTACTTAACCGAAGTATTCCTGCTTTAACGGGTACCCGTAACATTATTGAAAACATTGGTGCAGTAGAAAACAGAGGATTTGAATTCAGTATTAATTCTACTAATATCAATACCGGTGATTTTAAATGGGAAACAAACGTAAACTTTTCAACCTATAAAAATGAAATCTTAGATCTGTATGGTGATGGTAAAGATGACATACCTAGCCGCTGGTTTATAGGTAAATCATTAGGTGCCATTTACGATTATAAATTAGCAGGTGTTTGGCAAGAAGGTGAAGATACGGGTACTTTTAATGCAAATCCCGGTGATCTTAAATTTGAAGACCTCAACGGTGACGGTGTTATAGATCCAGAAAATGACCGTACCTATTTAGGCTCTTCTCTTCCTGAATGGACGGGAGGTCTTACGAATACATTCTCGTATAAGAACTTTGATTTATCAATTTTCTTACAAACCGTACAAGGAGTTTTAAAAAGAAATACAGATCTTAATTATGGTGATGAGCTGGCACGTAGAAATACCCCAACAGAAGTAGGTTACTGGACTCCAGAAAATCAAAGTAATGAGTTCCCTTCGCTAACCTATCGCAATACATTACGCTATGGCTACCCTAAAGACGCAAGTTTTGTAAGGTTAAAAGACATCCGCTTTAGTTACAGATTTCCTATAGAAAAAATAGAAAAATTAGGACTTAGTGACTTAATGATCTACGCAACGGGACGAAACCTGTATACCTGGACAGATTGGAAAGGTTGGGATCCAGAAAGTACGCAATACTCCAGAGGATCTGACGATTGGATAAATAACTACCCGGTAGTACGCACCTTTTCACTGGGACTTAACGTCTCATTATAA
- a CDS encoding family 43 glycosylhydrolase, translated as MLSLKISFIALASLVFSCSNPTVPAQKTAYLFTYFTGNAEGEEAVHYGLSRDGYNFYALNDDQPIVSTQRISETGGVRDPHILRGTNDANFYMVLTDLKTDNGWSNTGIILAKSPDLVSWETTVIDLAKTFPEFSDITRAWAPQTIYDEAAGKYMIYFSMLQPGSYDKIYYAYINKEFTALEEAPKQLFYSPDEKSCIDGDIISKDGKFYLFYKTEGTATKGIRVAVSDRLTGDYIPKEGYVDQTDRAVEGSSVFKMINSDTYILLYDMYIDGKYQFAESTDLLNFKALGADKISMNFHPRHGTIIPITEEESTRLLKAFPSKDLPLILGSQATAVRQQNIVVDPVQKSVYLPIRVDSSLQNLDAQLITFPGVTLEETGAQDFSKGAVPYTVLLPDGEKVTYTVEAAVAKNPALDGFYADPEIIYSNTDKKFYLYPTSDGFDGWSGTYFKTFSSEDLVHWQDEGVILDLKKDVSWADRNAWAPCIAEKEIDGKLKYFYYFSAAQNIGVAVSDNPAGPFTDKGTAFISEKPAAIKRGGGQIIDPDVFTDPVSGKCYFYWGNGYMGAAELNEDMLSLKEETIVELTPDGTYREGTEVFYRNGIYYFLWSEDDTRSPDYRVRYATAKSPLGPLTIPESNMVIKKDEANQIYGTGHNSVINVPGTDDWYIVYHRFTRPRGLAMGGAAGFHREVAIDKLTFAEDGSILEVTPTLEGINPVSVVK; from the coding sequence ATGTTATCATTAAAAATTTCGTTTATCGCACTGGCCAGTTTGGTATTTTCGTGCTCAAACCCTACGGTGCCTGCACAGAAAACAGCGTATTTATTTACTTATTTTACCGGTAATGCAGAAGGTGAGGAGGCCGTGCATTATGGGCTTAGTAGAGATGGTTATAATTTTTATGCCTTAAATGATGACCAACCCATTGTAAGTACACAACGTATTAGCGAGACTGGCGGTGTACGCGACCCTCATATTTTAAGAGGCACAAATGATGCTAACTTCTATATGGTACTTACCGATTTAAAGACCGATAATGGATGGAGCAATACAGGAATCATTCTGGCAAAGTCACCAGATTTAGTAAGCTGGGAAACAACGGTTATCGATCTTGCAAAAACATTTCCCGAGTTTTCAGATATAACCCGCGCCTGGGCTCCACAAACCATTTATGATGAGGCTGCCGGTAAGTATATGATCTATTTTTCAATGCTTCAGCCGGGAAGCTATGACAAGATTTATTATGCCTACATCAATAAAGAGTTCACCGCTTTAGAAGAAGCACCAAAACAGCTTTTTTATAGCCCCGATGAGAAATCGTGTATAGATGGAGATATCATAAGTAAAGATGGTAAGTTCTATTTGTTTTATAAAACGGAAGGGACTGCGACAAAAGGTATCCGCGTTGCGGTATCAGACCGTCTTACCGGCGACTATATCCCTAAAGAAGGCTATGTAGATCAAACCGATAGAGCAGTAGAAGGCTCTAGCGTATTTAAGATGATAAATAGTGACACGTATATATTGTTATATGATATGTATATAGATGGTAAATATCAATTTGCCGAAAGTACAGATTTACTCAACTTTAAGGCGTTGGGAGCAGATAAAATCTCTATGAATTTTCATCCGCGTCACGGGACGATTATTCCCATAACTGAAGAAGAATCTACGCGCTTATTAAAAGCATTTCCTTCTAAAGACTTACCCTTAATTTTAGGAAGCCAGGCAACTGCTGTAAGACAGCAAAATATAGTTGTTGACCCGGTTCAAAAATCTGTATACCTTCCTATACGGGTAGATAGCAGTTTACAAAATTTAGATGCGCAGTTGATTACGTTTCCGGGAGTGACATTAGAAGAAACAGGTGCTCAGGATTTCTCAAAAGGAGCTGTGCCGTATACTGTGTTATTGCCTGATGGCGAAAAAGTAACCTATACCGTTGAAGCGGCTGTTGCTAAAAACCCGGCATTAGATGGCTTTTACGCAGACCCCGAAATTATCTATTCAAATACAGATAAAAAATTTTATCTCTATCCTACCAGTGATGGTTTTGATGGCTGGTCTGGCACCTACTTTAAAACTTTTTCCTCTGAAGATTTAGTACACTGGCAGGATGAAGGTGTTATTCTTGATTTAAAGAAAGATGTATCCTGGGCAGATCGCAATGCTTGGGCACCGTGTATTGCAGAAAAAGAAATCGACGGTAAGCTGAAGTATTTTTATTACTTCTCAGCAGCACAAAACATAGGAGTTGCTGTATCAGATAATCCTGCAGGTCCTTTTACAGATAAGGGTACTGCTTTTATTAGTGAGAAACCGGCGGCAATAAAACGTGGTGGCGGCCAAATTATAGATCCAGATGTTTTTACAGATCCTGTGAGTGGTAAGTGTTATTTTTATTGGGGTAATGGGTATATGGGAGCTGCAGAACTCAATGAGGATATGCTCTCCTTAAAAGAAGAAACAATTGTAGAATTAACTCCAGACGGCACTTATAGAGAAGGTACAGAAGTGTTTTACAGAAACGGAATTTATTACTTCCTGTGGTCAGAAGATGACACTCGTAGTCCAGACTATCGCGTGCGGTATGCAACAGCTAAATCGCCTTTAGGACCTTTAACCATACCAGAATCTAATATGGTGATTAAAAAAGATGAAGCAAACCAAATTTATGGCACAGGGCATAACTCGGTAATCAATGTTCCGGGTACTGATGACTGGTATATTGTTTATCATAGATTTACGCGACCACGCGGCCTGGCAATGGGTGGTGCTGCAGGATTTCACAGAGAGGTTGCAATAGACAAACTTACATTTGCAGAAGACGGCTCTATACTTGAAGTTACCCCAACATTAGAAGGTATTAACCCGGTAAGTGTAGTTAAATAA
- a CDS encoding hybrid sensor histidine kinase/response regulator transcription factor yields the protein MINKIYLLFFSCILSWSFYGQTENLKNQFPLERRLSFYNLDTEKGLSNNTVKSIVEDSLGFLWIGTSDGLNKYDGNEFKIFRKENSALSNNYIQNLILSKSGAIKIATDGGVNNYNPRKEQLTLFNEVDPTLSLSINSLVELKDSRLVIGAYNQGLHIFNKTNKEVYLGEHHLTSLKISSLANQQDSIIWIGTFDKGVDKLNLNTLKVEHIAIETETTKSNWINCLFVDSNNNLWIGTNNGLTVRTPNGRLVSLNETNTKYGLSNNQVHAVAEDNYGQIWIGTYAGGLNIINPNLLLKDDLRFSVRKYLPKEDGSSIYNATINTIFKDHRGYMWIGTNAGLNFVDPDGEPVKLLKNDLIGSQKLAHDRISAISECATGKIYLGTDGGGIDIYDPVTGNFNYSVYSTANGLKSNQVQATLRDNAQRLWIGTYRDGLNMYNLATQKWSYYLQGDTQDGNDVRVVYQDFNNDIWAGTNRGGLYKYNTTKDTFDYVSALDVIYPKMDIRDIKMDRHGILWMASYGNGVLRYNPKTKEAYSYFNGSLGGMTNNVVFCIWVLHDDSIVAGLKYGGIIHFNRDDTEALNLTEKDGLSNNTVNSMAMYDDSSLWLGTYKGISKYNYIDHTLENINSFNNIQKSEYNIGAALKSSSGFMYFGGNKGLTIFKPEELNVQRTTNSIIIKNLSIFNTDIAVESQDENAILKESIAYSDQLILKHNQNNFSLDFTSLKFPFADNVNYSYNLEGYNEFWTSLKNSNRINFSNIPPGDYTLKIVAESDVESPYYKEFKITILPPFWKTLPAYIFYIITSIILITAGLRYYSERIKLKNSLLFEKKQRQLEQDLNEERIRFYTGFSHELKTPLTLILAPLETLLEEIKQKEQRNSLKLIKRNANNLLQFINKLLEFRKSEEGLSKLNLNEYNLSKHITKWLATYKPLLKKKNINLTVTMPQNPIKFYCDLEKLHIIINNLLSNAIKYTTKDGQIKVSFTQDDTSIYLSISDSGSGIRADDLNHIFEWYYQSNTSVKKDGTGIGLALSKRFAELHNGKLDVTSNPGIGSTFTLTLPKDDRLIDAFLENSPNALFNKKAVEQRIKDADISIEKTTVNNLLVQTENARKLILLIDDNPDILEFLDSALAFKYDLIHAENGEEGIQQATKYIPDLIISDIMMPVKTGIDLCHFLKNNKETSHIPIILLSAKSNFEMIETGYTEGADDYMVKPFNVQVLRARIENLIATRKKLLEGFSKNANEDSNQDDADRKLLQIEKKFLEEFHTAVYDNMQQGIKTVEVVSEEIGMSRSSLFRKIKAITGQNINEYIRNLKIERAAHLIEKENFTVSQAAFEVGFADAKYFRKIFKEKYGKTPSTLK from the coding sequence ATGATAAACAAAATATACTTACTGTTTTTTTCATGCATTCTCTCCTGGTCATTCTATGGTCAAACCGAGAATCTGAAGAATCAATTTCCTTTAGAGCGACGTCTTAGCTTTTATAATCTGGATACCGAAAAAGGCCTGTCAAATAATACTGTAAAATCTATCGTTGAAGATTCACTCGGCTTTTTATGGATTGGCACATCTGATGGTTTAAATAAATATGACGGTAATGAGTTTAAAATTTTTAGAAAAGAAAATTCTGCCTTAAGCAATAACTACATACAAAATTTGATTCTTAGTAAATCTGGCGCTATAAAAATAGCTACAGATGGTGGTGTAAATAATTATAATCCACGTAAAGAGCAATTAACACTATTTAATGAAGTAGACCCTACCTTAAGTCTGAGTATAAATTCGCTGGTAGAGTTAAAAGACTCTCGTTTAGTGATAGGTGCTTATAATCAAGGTTTACACATTTTTAATAAAACTAATAAAGAAGTATATCTAGGAGAGCACCATTTAACATCCTTAAAAATATCTAGTCTTGCTAACCAACAAGATTCAATAATCTGGATAGGTACATTTGATAAGGGTGTAGATAAACTCAATTTAAATACCCTCAAGGTAGAACATATTGCTATTGAAACTGAAACAACAAAATCTAACTGGATCAATTGCCTTTTTGTAGATAGCAATAATAATTTATGGATAGGTACTAATAATGGCTTGACTGTAAGAACGCCTAATGGACGCTTGGTAAGTCTTAATGAAACAAATACAAAATACGGGCTTAGTAATAATCAGGTACATGCTGTGGCAGAAGATAATTACGGTCAAATTTGGATAGGTACGTATGCTGGTGGTCTTAACATCATAAATCCAAATTTGTTACTTAAGGATGATTTGCGATTTTCTGTACGCAAATATTTGCCTAAAGAAGATGGAAGCAGTATTTACAATGCTACCATAAATACCATTTTTAAAGATCATAGAGGCTATATGTGGATAGGCACCAATGCGGGTTTAAATTTTGTTGATCCTGATGGCGAACCTGTAAAATTGCTTAAAAATGATCTTATAGGTTCGCAAAAGTTAGCTCATGATCGTATAAGTGCTATTTCAGAATGCGCTACCGGTAAAATTTATTTAGGTACTGATGGTGGAGGTATAGATATTTATGATCCTGTTACCGGTAATTTTAACTATTCAGTCTATAGTACCGCTAATGGCTTAAAATCAAATCAGGTACAAGCTACACTTAGAGATAATGCACAACGCCTGTGGATAGGAACTTACAGAGATGGTCTCAATATGTACAATCTAGCTACACAAAAATGGAGCTATTATTTGCAGGGAGACACTCAGGACGGTAATGACGTACGTGTGGTTTATCAGGATTTCAACAATGATATTTGGGCTGGTACAAACCGCGGTGGTCTTTATAAATACAATACAACTAAAGATACCTTTGACTATGTATCAGCATTAGATGTAATCTACCCAAAAATGGATATACGAGACATTAAAATGGATCGTCATGGAATCCTGTGGATGGCTTCATACGGAAATGGGGTTTTGAGATACAATCCTAAAACCAAAGAGGCATATTCTTATTTTAATGGAAGTCTTGGCGGAATGACCAATAATGTTGTTTTCTGTATTTGGGTATTACATGATGACAGTATTGTTGCAGGATTAAAATACGGAGGTATTATACATTTTAATAGAGATGATACTGAAGCTTTAAATCTTACCGAAAAAGATGGTCTAAGTAACAATACAGTCAACAGCATGGCGATGTATGACGACAGCAGTCTATGGTTAGGTACTTATAAAGGAATTAGCAAATACAATTATATTGATCATACATTAGAAAATATTAATTCGTTTAATAATATACAGAAGAGTGAATATAATATAGGAGCCGCATTAAAAAGCAGTTCTGGTTTTATGTATTTTGGCGGTAATAAAGGTCTTACTATTTTTAAACCTGAAGAACTAAATGTGCAGCGCACAACTAATAGCATTATTATAAAAAACCTGTCTATATTCAATACAGATATAGCTGTTGAGTCACAAGATGAGAACGCAATTTTAAAAGAGTCAATTGCATATAGCGACCAATTGATACTCAAACATAATCAAAATAATTTTTCATTAGATTTTACGAGTTTAAAATTTCCTTTTGCAGACAATGTAAATTACTCCTACAATCTAGAAGGATATAATGAATTCTGGACCAGTTTAAAAAATTCTAACCGCATAAATTTCAGCAACATCCCTCCTGGTGATTATACGTTAAAAATAGTTGCAGAGTCTGATGTTGAATCCCCTTACTATAAAGAATTTAAAATCACCATTCTCCCACCCTTTTGGAAAACTTTACCTGCCTATATCTTCTATATAATCACATCTATTATTTTAATTACTGCAGGTCTTAGATATTATTCAGAACGTATCAAACTCAAAAACTCCTTGCTCTTTGAAAAAAAGCAACGCCAGCTAGAACAGGACTTAAACGAAGAACGCATACGGTTTTATACGGGTTTTTCGCACGAACTCAAAACACCACTCACCCTCATACTTGCACCCTTAGAAACTTTACTTGAGGAAATCAAACAGAAAGAACAGCGCAATAGTTTAAAGTTGATTAAGCGTAATGCAAATAATTTATTACAATTCATCAACAAGTTGCTTGAGTTTAGAAAAAGTGAAGAAGGTCTGAGTAAACTTAATCTTAATGAGTATAATCTTTCAAAACATATAACTAAATGGCTCGCTACGTATAAACCACTATTGAAGAAGAAGAACATAAATTTGACGGTCACGATGCCACAAAACCCTATTAAATTTTATTGTGATCTCGAAAAATTGCATATCATCATAAATAATTTACTTTCAAACGCCATAAAGTATACAACTAAAGACGGTCAAATCAAGGTAAGTTTTACGCAAGATGATACGTCTATATATTTAAGTATAAGTGATTCTGGAAGTGGAATTAGGGCAGACGATCTAAATCATATTTTTGAATGGTATTATCAATCTAACACATCTGTAAAAAAAGATGGTACCGGCATTGGTCTTGCGCTTTCAAAACGTTTTGCAGAGTTACACAACGGTAAATTGGATGTGACGAGCAATCCAGGTATAGGAAGCACATTTACACTCACCCTACCTAAAGATGACCGTTTAATTGATGCCTTTTTAGAAAACAGTCCCAATGCCTTATTTAATAAAAAAGCGGTTGAGCAACGCATTAAAGATGCAGATATATCTATTGAAAAAACTACCGTAAATAATCTGCTGGTACAAACTGAAAATGCACGTAAACTCATACTGCTTATAGATGACAATCCAGATATACTTGAGTTTCTAGATAGTGCATTAGCTTTTAAATACGATTTAATTCATGCAGAGAATGGCGAGGAAGGAATTCAACAGGCTACTAAATACATACCAGATTTGATTATAAGCGATATTATGATGCCTGTAAAAACAGGCATTGATTTGTGTCATTTCCTTAAAAACAATAAAGAAACTTCTCACATACCTATAATTTTACTTTCTGCTAAAAGTAATTTTGAAATGATTGAAACGGGTTATACTGAAGGCGCAGATGATTATATGGTTAAACCCTTCAATGTGCAGGTTTTAAGAGCCCGTATTGAAAATTTAATCGCAACCCGTAAAAAACTATTAGAAGGATTTTCAAAAAACGCTAATGAAGACTCAAATCAGGATGATGCAGACCGAAAACTTCTACAGATAGAGAAAAAGTTTCTGGAAGAATTTCATACTGCGGTTTACGACAATATGCAGCAGGGCATAAAAACTGTAGAAGTTGTATCTGAAGAAATAGGTATGAGTAGGTCGTCTTTATTCCGTAAAATAAAAGCTATAACGGGTCAGAATATTAATGAATACATACGTAATTTAAAAATAGAACGCGCCGCACATCTTATCGAAAAAGAGAATTTTACCGTATCTCAGGCTGCTTTTGAAGTAGGCTTTGCAGACGCAAAATATTTTAGAAAAATTTTTAAGGAGAAATACGGCAAAACCCCGTCTACACTTAAATAA